Part of the Triticum aestivum cultivar Chinese Spring chromosome 4D, IWGSC CS RefSeq v2.1, whole genome shotgun sequence genome is shown below.
ATTGACGATTCTGGTGATGGGGAAGGGCGGTGTGGGGAAGTCGTCCACTGTCAACTCCATTGTCGGGGAGAGGGTCGCCAACGTCAGCGCGTTCCAGGTCTCACTTCTTCCTGGCGCTGTCTCAGTTTGTGCCTCTTTTTGAGTTACTTATGCGGGAGTGCGTCGTTGTATGTTGTTTCTATGCAGTCTGAGGGTCTGAGGCCAATGATGTGCTCCCGCACCCGGGCAGGATTCACCTTGAACATTATCGACACTCCTGGGCTCATTGAAGGTGGGTATATCAATGAGCAGGCTGTGGAGATCATAAAGAGGTATGCACATGTTGGGTGGTAACCATGCTTGTTTGCAAGTGAGCAATTGATTGTGGATACTGTAACTTGTAATATAGGGCTTTGGATGAGGGTTGTCATTTTTGACTTAGGGACATGAGTAGATTATTTCATCGTGTTGCTCTGAATTTGATGTTTTATTTGTTTTGTCAACTGGCAAGATCATTTTGCTCACACATTTCGAAAATTCCTTCAGTATGAATTACTGCATTGCTTAAATGCTGATCCTGGGATGGTATCTAGACCTTACGAGTCTTTTTTCCCATGGTGTCAATATAGGCCTAGATTCTAGGTCAATCAGTTTGTTGTGCATAGCAATCACATTGATCTGAAGTAGCATATTGCTAATATGTACTTAAAAGATGGTGAATGCTTGGGTTCTACATCTACGTATCAATTTCTTCCATTGGTCTGCATGGGTAGAGATGTAGAGTTTAAGtacataaataaaaataaaagaagagACATCTGCATTTCTGTTTATACATAAATCTTGTGTTCCTGAACAGAGCTGTCCTATCTTTTCTGTTGCTGTCGTTAAATCATTACTGGTTTACTTTTGTGAATTGTGATAATCCTGTCCCTAATGTAGCATTCAGGACCGTAATTTATATATTCTATTAAAGTCCATTATTTCTCTAAAAGTGCTCAACTCTAATAGTCTATGCATATATGTTAATTTTATGCTGGCAATGGTGTATAGTAGTCAGCTGGTGGTCACCCCACCTTAAGCGCTTGATGTGATACATAGTGGTTGAGTTACCTTACACTGTAGTGGGTGCATCTGCACAATTGACCTATCAATTTGGATATCATAATTGGGGTTTCCCCTTGGACTTTAATTTTTGCATACTAACGAGGTTAAAATGCTAACCCGCGTGTGCTTATTTATCTTATTTGTCTCCACTTTCTCAATTTTGCCTTGGATTAATTTTCCCTTTCTAGAGAACCATATTTTATTTGTTAGCAGTTGTAATCACAGCAAAGGTTGTTGAGATTGCAGTACACTGAATTGGCATCTATAGAAAAATTTGTGCCGCTTTCATAATTGCCCACTGTTGTTGTCATACAATCTGTATATCATAATATTTATTGCTATGCTTGTATCTTAAATGTTTTATCAATGGTATTGCAGGTTTCTTCTGGAGAAGACTATTGATGTCCTCCTGTACGTCGATCGCTTGGATACATATAGAATGGATACATTGGATGAACAAGTTATAAGAGCCATCACTAATTCATTAGGGAAGGCCATTTGGAGAAGAACATTGGTTGTATTGACCCATGCCCAGCTGTCTCCTCCTGATGGAATTGACTATAATGATTTCCTTGCAAGAAGATCAGAGTCGCTTTTGCGATATATCCGTTCCAGTGCAGGAATCGGCAAACGAGAATATGCGGTAATGTACATATTCACTTGCTATACAATCATTTCCATCTTATTTAATGGAATATCAGCACACTGTCAACTTCTTTGAGATTTTGTGGAGCTTCCTCTGCCTAAACTACAGTCCTGCTGTTTCTCATGAACATATTTCTGCGGAAATACTTCCCAAGTTATTTTGGTTGATATTTTTTGGCGCTCTTCGCCCTGGGTGCCCAGAATGAATACTAGCTATTATATGAAAACCGTCTCTTCTCCATCCTCTTTCGGTTTGATCTTGATCCTTTTCTGCATGATCAATTTCTTGAGTTTCTCTGTAGCTTCAAGTGCTACCATGTGCTGGTACATTATGAAACTGAACCTCGTCTGTAATGGAATTTTTTGATGATCTGCAGTGTCTTAGTCCATGATAGTCTGACGAGCATTTGATTTGACTGCATGAAACATGCTCCACCCATTGATTTACTTCAGAACACACTCTTCAATTACGAGCTACTTCATAACATTTCAATCGGATTTGTCAGTATATGATAGAGACTGTAGATAAACGGTCGTACTTATGGGGCCTTTGTCTTCAGTGTATGTGATATGATTAGTTCTGACAAAAAGCACTATGCTCTGTTTCTTTTAGGATTTTCCCTTGCCAATAGCTTTGGCAGAGAACAGTGGAAGGTGCAAGACTAATGAGAATGGGGCGAAGGTTTGTAGGTTTCACACTGTATTTGACTTCCATTTGCTTCTGCCTAGCTGCTTGAATTTTAATTGAGGATGCCATATAACTGTGCAGATTCTTCCTGATGGAACTCCATGGATTCCAAACTTGATGAAAGAAATTACTATTGTTGTCTCAAATGGAAGCAAGTCCATTCATGTTGATCAGAAGTTAATCGACGGTCCAAATCCCAACAATCGCTGGAAGAAGTACATACCTCTCATCCTTGCCGTGCAGGTTAGCTTCCCCACATGATAATAATAGTAAAATTCACAGCATAAACTTGGCATATCTTTGTATATAAACATAACTTACTGATTAATCCTTCATGCTCTTCTTCAGTACTTTTTTGTGGTAAAAGGAATCCGAAGGGCTATTCATTCTGACATTTCGAACGGGAAGCTGGATGACTG
Proteins encoded:
- the LOC123098110 gene encoding translocase of chloroplast 34, chloroplastic codes for the protein MAAPIPREWVGLQQFPAATQTKLHELLGKLKEENVSTLTILVMGKGGVGKSSTVNSIVGERVANVSAFQSEGLRPMMCSRTRAGFTLNIIDTPGLIEGGYINEQAVEIIKRFLLEKTIDVLLYVDRLDTYRMDTLDEQVIRAITNSLGKAIWRRTLVVLTHAQLSPPDGIDYNDFLARRSESLLRYIRSSAGIGKREYADFPLPIALAENSGRCKTNENGAKILPDGTPWIPNLMKEITIVVSNGSKSIHVDQKLIDGPNPNNRWKKYIPLILAVQYFFVVKGIRRAIHSDISNGKLDDWEQRYRDLVGSGNPVDQKVSSSRNPKA